DNA from Intestinimonas massiliensis (ex Afouda et al. 2020):
ATATACAGCCCCAGGCCGCTGCCCTCGCCGCCCCGGCTGCCCCGTGCCTGATCTCCCCGCCAGAACTGCTCAAAGAGGTGGGAAAGCTGCTCCTCCGGCACCCCGGCGCCGTTGTCGGCAAAGCGCAGACGTTCGGTGTCCCGCTCCCGCCATATGGTCAGGGTGAGCTCCAGTGGAGTGGTCCCCGCGTAGCGCAGCGCGTTGTCCGTCAGATTGGTGAGCACCCGGTAGATCTGCTCGGTGTCGATGCGGACGGGGTGGGGGGTGGGAGCGCCCTGCACCAGAATATGTCCGCCCTTGGCCTCCAGCTCACCCTGGACATCCTCGGCAAACCTGCGCACGAAGCTGCCCAGGTCGGCCCGCTCCGGAAAGAGAGGGAGATTTCCGGTCTCCATTTTGGAAAAGTAAAACAGCCGCTGGAGCAGGATGTCCATATCGCAGGCCTTGCGGTAGGCCACGTCCAGGTACTGCCGCTGCTTCTCCGGCGTGTTGGCTACCCCGTCCCGCAGACCCTTGATGTAGCCCTTCACCGACGTCAGCGGCGTGCGCAAATCATGGGAGATGCCGGCCACCAGATCGGTCCGGGCCTGCTCGTAGGCGGCATTTTTCTCCCGTTCGGCCAGCAGATGGCGCTGCATGTGGTCAAAGGCGGCGCAGACGGAGGCAAATTCATCCTTGCCGTGGTAGTCCACCGGACGGGACAGGTCGCCCCGCTCCACCCGCTGGGCGGCGTCGGCCAGGGCGTTGACGGGGCGCATGAGCTGTTTGACCTGGTGGTTGGTAAAGAGCAGACTGAGCAGAACGATCAGGACGATGGCGGTCAGACCGCTGGTGATCAGGGCCAGCATGACGGCTTCGGACTGGGGGCGCTGGCGGCCAAAGACCTCGGGAATATGGGGGCGGGACATGGCGACGATTGTGTAGGGGCCGTTCTGCGTGCCGATCATCAGGATGCCGTCGTTCTGGATCGTGTGTGTGCCGTTGGGGGGCCAGACCGCGTCGGCGGAAAAGCGCTGGTAGGCGTTCTCCTGGAAGGGGTCCAGGGAGGAGTACAGCTCCCGACCGTTTTGGCCCACCCGTAGATGGTAGCCCAACTC
Protein-coding regions in this window:
- a CDS encoding HAMP domain-containing sensor histidine kinase, whose product is MKRRIFVYHTLTVLAALVTLLVVSGGVMGWVTHRYQEWSRSAIDDRAEQVQALLSGSSGTDWGRLDAQLRELGYHLRVGQNGRELYSSLDPFQENAYQRFSADAVWPPNGTHTIQNDGILMIGTQNGPYTIVAMSRPHIPEVFGRQRPQSEAVMLALITSGLTAIVLIVLLSLLFTNHQVKQLMRPVNALADAAQRVERGDLSRPVDYHGKDEFASVCAAFDHMQRHLLAEREKNAAYEQARTDLVAGISHDLRTPLTSVKGYIKGLRDGVANTPEKQRQYLDVAYRKACDMDILLQRLFYFSKMETGNLPLFPERADLGSFVRRFAEDVQGELEAKGGHILVQGAPTPHPVRIDTEQIYRVLTNLTDNALRYAGTTPLELTLTIWRERDTERLRFADNGAGVPEEQLSHLFEQFWRGDQARGSRGGEGSGLGLYIVKYIVEAHGGTIAARNDHGLVFEIALPCEEEV